Proteins encoded within one genomic window of Spirulina major PCC 6313:
- a CDS encoding Photosystem I reaction center subunit III has product MRKLLALILVATLWLNFAPAASADDYGLVPCSESAAYLQKSKSFLNTTADPQSGQKRAERYSEALCGPEGYPHLIVDGRWDHVGDFTIPGLMFLYAAGWIGWVGRAYLIAIRDDKDAEMKEIIIDVPLAFKLMLGGFAWPLAAFGELTSGKMAVADSDVPISPR; this is encoded by the coding sequence ATGCGGAAGTTGTTGGCTTTAATCTTGGTTGCGACGTTGTGGCTTAACTTTGCCCCCGCCGCTTCAGCAGATGACTATGGCCTCGTCCCCTGTAGCGAATCGGCTGCGTATCTTCAAAAATCAAAATCCTTTTTGAATACCACCGCCGATCCTCAATCCGGTCAAAAACGTGCCGAGCGTTATTCCGAAGCCCTCTGTGGCCCGGAAGGCTATCCTCACTTAATTGTGGATGGTCGTTGGGATCACGTGGGTGACTTCACCATTCCCGGTTTAATGTTTCTCTATGCTGCGGGTTGGATTGGTTGGGTGGGTCGTGCCTATCTGATCGCCATTCGTGACGATAAAGATGCAGAGATGAAAGAAATTATCATCGATGTACCTCTCGCCTTCAAACTCATGTTGGGCGGTTTCGCTTGGCCCCTGGCGGCGTTTGGTGAATTAACCTCCGGCAAAATGGCGGTAGCGGACAGCGATGTCCCCATTTCCCCCCGCTAG
- a CDS encoding vWA domain-containing protein, whose translation MKVGLQPLLNDSHVDAHQASSQRQLSIALAAIAEHRDNAIPLNLCLVLDHSGSMNGAPLKTVKKAALELVDRLKPSDRLAIVAFDHKAKILVPNQAVEDLDTIKTCLERLSPAGGTAIDEGMKLGIEEAAKGKQDRASQIFLLTDGENEHGDNDRCLKLAKLASDYTITLNTLGFGAHWNQDVLEQIADTAGGTMVYIESPEQAGEEFNRLFKRAQSVGLTNASLILELAPGVRLAELKPIAQVAPETVELIVEQDDAQTYRVRLGDLMTAERIVLANLYISQLPPGSQAIASVQVQYDDPTTGQAAQLSERVPVYAEVQDTYAAQPNDTVQKSILALAKYRQTQIAETKLQQGDRAAAATMLQTAAKTALQLGDQNAATVLQKSATCLQSGAELSESDRKKTRIVSKTVLQE comes from the coding sequence ATGAAAGTTGGATTACAACCGCTCCTTAATGATTCCCACGTTGATGCTCATCAAGCGAGTAGCCAACGGCAACTCTCTATTGCTTTAGCTGCGATCGCGGAACACCGGGACAATGCCATTCCCTTAAATCTCTGTCTTGTCCTTGATCATAGCGGTTCAATGAATGGTGCACCCCTCAAAACCGTCAAGAAAGCGGCCCTGGAGTTGGTGGATCGCCTCAAACCGAGCGATCGCCTCGCCATCGTTGCCTTTGATCACAAAGCCAAAATTCTCGTGCCCAATCAAGCCGTTGAAGACCTAGACACGATTAAAACCTGTCTGGAACGTCTCAGCCCTGCAGGGGGAACCGCCATCGATGAAGGGATGAAACTCGGCATCGAAGAAGCCGCCAAAGGGAAACAAGACCGAGCCTCCCAGATTTTTCTCCTCACCGATGGTGAAAACGAGCACGGCGATAACGATCGCTGCCTCAAACTCGCCAAACTCGCCTCGGACTACACCATTACCCTCAATACCCTCGGATTCGGGGCCCATTGGAACCAAGACGTACTCGAACAGATTGCGGATACTGCCGGGGGAACGATGGTCTATATCGAAAGCCCAGAGCAGGCCGGGGAAGAGTTCAACCGTCTGTTTAAGCGGGCCCAGTCCGTGGGGTTGACCAATGCCTCGTTAATCTTAGAACTCGCCCCCGGTGTCCGCCTCGCGGAGTTGAAACCCATTGCCCAGGTTGCGCCGGAAACGGTGGAATTAATCGTGGAGCAGGATGACGCGCAAACCTACCGGGTGCGGTTGGGGGATTTGATGACGGCAGAGCGGATTGTGTTGGCGAATTTGTATATCAGTCAGTTGCCCCCTGGTAGTCAGGCGATCGCCTCGGTGCAGGTGCAGTACGACGACCCCACCACCGGCCAAGCAGCCCAACTCTCCGAGCGGGTTCCGGTCTATGCCGAAGTGCAAGACACCTACGCCGCCCAGCCTAACGACACCGTTCAAAAGTCAATTTTGGCTCTGGCAAAATATCGTCAAACCCAAATTGCCGAAACCAAGCTGCAACAGGGCGATCGCGCAGCGGCGGCCACCATGCTCCAAACTGCGGCCAAAACCGCATTGCAACTAGGCGATCAAAATGCGGCCACGGTCTTGCAAAAAAGTGCCACCTGTTTGCAGTCGGGAGCGGAACTATCAGAAAGCGATCGCAAGAAAACCCGGATTGTCTCCAAAACGGTTTTACAGGAATAA
- the psaJ gene encoding photosystem I reaction center subunit IX translates to MAKFLSTAPVLIMALLTFTAGLLIEINRFYPDLLFHPLQ, encoded by the coding sequence ATGGCAAAATTTCTTTCGACTGCGCCCGTGCTAATCATGGCGCTATTGACCTTCACAGCAGGCTTGCTGATTGAAATCAATCGTTTTTATCCTGATTTGTTGTTTCACCCTCTCCAGTAG
- a CDS encoding aldose epimerase has product MFTIALKQELYPTYILSDQSAQARLEVVPERGGIITAWRIQGQNFLYFDRDRFADPSLSIRGGIPILFPICGNLPNDLYVHKSKSYHLKQHGFARDLSWDVSDRITSDGAGLVLILRSTEQTRAQYPFDFELQFTYLLKGNSLKINQLFINHSDDVMPFATGLHPYFEVKDKKRLSFDIPAPQKQDHITQTMGSFSGSFDVDADEVDMALFPVQRPTASMTNHRHNVKLTMRYSDIYSTLVFWTVKGKDYCCLEPWSAPRNALNSKDKLVYLDPGQSCQASVEFTVSYLKPPEPAAK; this is encoded by the coding sequence ATGTTTACCATTGCGCTGAAACAAGAGTTATATCCCACCTATATTTTGTCGGATCAATCGGCCCAAGCCCGCTTAGAAGTGGTGCCTGAACGGGGCGGAATTATTACAGCATGGCGGATTCAGGGGCAAAACTTTCTCTATTTCGATCGCGATCGCTTTGCCGATCCGAGCCTCAGCATTCGCGGTGGCATCCCGATTCTGTTCCCCATCTGTGGCAATTTACCCAACGATCTCTACGTCCACAAAAGTAAGTCTTATCACCTCAAGCAGCATGGCTTTGCCCGTGATCTGTCCTGGGACGTGAGCGATCGTATTACCTCCGACGGCGCAGGACTCGTCCTCATCCTCCGCAGCACCGAGCAAACCCGCGCCCAATACCCCTTTGATTTTGAACTCCAATTCACCTACCTCCTCAAAGGCAATTCCCTCAAAATCAATCAACTCTTTATCAATCATTCCGATGATGTGATGCCCTTCGCCACCGGCCTACATCCCTACTTTGAAGTGAAAGATAAAAAACGACTCAGCTTCGACATTCCCGCCCCCCAAAAACAAGACCACATCACCCAAACCATGGGCAGTTTTTCCGGCAGTTTTGACGTTGATGCCGACGAAGTCGATATGGCGCTTTTCCCCGTCCAACGCCCCACAGCAAGCATGACCAACCATCGGCATAACGTCAAATTAACAATGCGCTATTCCGATATCTATTCCACCCTCGTCTTTTGGACGGTTAAGGGTAAAGACTACTGCTGCCTCGAACCCTGGAGTGCCCCCCGCAACGCCCTCAACAGCAAAGACAAGCTCGTCTACCTCGACCCCGGCCAATCCTGCCAAGCCTCCGTCGAGTTCACCGTCAGCTATCTCAAACCCCCCGAACCTGCCGCGAAATAA
- a CDS encoding PAS domain S-box protein, which produces MSQIIVKIEQNTELYIQSILATPEQINRINRQDVEQGRLDLEDLAAVEEMMYERIQQFDTVATLLFGRPNGEFRSMHQSTLVPGMIEGGRSDPNQPQRFVVNFLDPSGQPEAEVIVLDPFPVHTRPWYQQAVQRRRAGWTDPFQVGASPELVISAYLPLLDDQDALQGVFAVNLNLRRLQTFVQSAPLCDGCVMVIVDDQDYVIATSSDDPLFQLTEPYRNVTKGSGSPGYRGEFKRLRLQDLSSAALQRAVAEMSTARSKARPLAMSWQRQFSAQKQQYWLQVSDLNEAAPGLNWSLMIVVPQSTFTAGVTMRRSEVLLWLGSLLAIVVAASMGIAAWMTKPLLKLQRNAEAIAAGTLDIPMDPMGIGSIYRLSQTFIDMQQQLRQSFEMITENEDQLEAIINNMPMGVGVFDPSGRLVLINQRGQELLGHRTPDAAPEEMSQRYQVYQAGTDQHYPTECLPIIQALAGQSSQVDDIEVEIDGRRVPLEVYAAPILDQRGEVVYGINVFQDISDRKQAEALLNRYNAELEAAIAQRTHDLQASESLFRGIFLYSAVGTVLVNASRYIVQANAAFCTMLGYSEAELTQCCIDDITHPDDVALSLSRVQDLIDGEPAIYNLEKRYLNRQGQIVWGLLSVALIRDRDDTPRHFIAQVQNITQRKALEAKLQQAKENAEIANQGKSNFLANMSHELRTPLNAILGYPQLLMSSPNLSDQDRMFLQTITNSGEYLLNLINQILDLSKIEAGRMILNISTTNLHDLLHNLNTMLAPKATKKGLNFSVEHDKNVPCLIQTDGVKLQQILINLLNNAIKFTATGAVALRVSVEGEGDRCTLDNCRLRFTVTDTGVGIDAAELDSLFEMFMQTQSGQQQREGTGLGLALSYKFVELFGGILTVNSEVGQGTEFQFTINVQRQEESSPTQTQQSLTMTLLPGQPQYKILVAEDNPVNRLLLGSLLKNWGFQVIEAVDGEAAIAQWHAHRPDLIFMDIRMPKLDGDRALQAIYSQAPDPPPLAIAVTASAFEQDRDLLLTQGFQAVLSKPFRGEDLIQLLQQYLGAQFSSSSPSLPPVLDSPQLTPAALRALPPSWCNQFYEAVQVGRAEEMKALIAALEPEHDAIAQSLLHRVDAYEFGELFDLFDALR; this is translated from the coding sequence GTGAGTCAAATCATAGTCAAAATTGAGCAAAATACTGAACTTTATATCCAGTCGATTCTGGCAACGCCTGAGCAAATTAATCGAATCAACCGTCAAGATGTTGAGCAAGGCCGTCTTGATTTAGAGGATCTGGCAGCGGTTGAAGAGATGATGTATGAACGGATTCAACAGTTTGATACGGTTGCGACCCTTTTGTTTGGCCGTCCCAATGGTGAGTTTCGGTCTATGCATCAAAGTACCCTTGTGCCCGGCATGATTGAAGGGGGGCGATCCGATCCGAATCAACCTCAACGGTTCGTGGTGAATTTTTTAGATCCATCGGGGCAGCCAGAGGCTGAGGTGATTGTCCTTGATCCGTTTCCGGTACACACGCGCCCCTGGTATCAACAGGCGGTGCAAAGGCGGCGGGCGGGTTGGACAGATCCGTTTCAGGTGGGTGCATCTCCGGAACTCGTGATTAGTGCTTATCTCCCGCTTTTGGATGATCAAGATGCACTCCAAGGGGTGTTTGCGGTCAATCTCAATTTACGCCGCTTGCAAACGTTTGTGCAGTCTGCTCCGTTGTGTGATGGCTGTGTGATGGTGATTGTGGATGATCAAGACTACGTGATTGCAACGTCTAGCGATGATCCATTGTTTCAGCTGACTGAGCCTTACCGTAATGTGACCAAGGGCAGCGGGTCGCCAGGCTATCGGGGGGAGTTTAAGCGGTTAAGGCTTCAGGATTTAAGCTCGGCGGCATTGCAGAGGGCGGTTGCGGAAATGTCTACGGCTCGGTCTAAGGCTCGCCCTTTAGCCATGTCTTGGCAACGGCAGTTTTCTGCCCAAAAACAACAGTATTGGCTGCAAGTGAGTGATTTGAATGAGGCTGCTCCGGGTCTGAACTGGTCTTTGATGATTGTGGTGCCACAGTCTACCTTTACGGCAGGGGTTACGATGCGTCGCTCTGAGGTTTTGCTGTGGCTGGGGAGTCTGTTGGCGATTGTGGTGGCGGCAAGTATGGGGATTGCGGCTTGGATGACGAAGCCACTGTTGAAGTTGCAGCGTAATGCGGAGGCGATCGCCGCCGGAACCCTAGATATTCCGATGGACCCGATGGGGATAGGTAGCATCTACCGCCTCAGCCAAACCTTTATTGATATGCAGCAACAGTTACGTCAATCCTTTGAGATGATTACGGAGAACGAGGACCAACTTGAGGCAATTATCAATAATATGCCGATGGGGGTGGGGGTGTTTGATCCCTCTGGGCGTTTGGTGTTGATCAATCAGCGGGGGCAGGAGTTGCTTGGCCACCGTACTCCCGATGCGGCTCCGGAGGAGATGAGCCAACGGTATCAGGTATATCAAGCGGGGACAGATCAGCACTATCCGACGGAATGCTTGCCGATTATCCAGGCCTTGGCGGGCCAATCGTCCCAGGTGGACGATATCGAAGTAGAGATCGATGGGCGACGTGTGCCCCTTGAGGTCTATGCGGCTCCGATTTTAGACCAGCGGGGCGAGGTGGTCTATGGGATCAATGTTTTCCAGGATATTAGCGATCGCAAACAGGCCGAAGCCCTCCTCAATCGCTACAATGCCGAACTTGAAGCCGCGATCGCCCAGCGCACCCACGACCTCCAAGCCTCCGAATCCCTCTTTCGGGGTATCTTTCTCTATTCCGCTGTGGGCACGGTGTTAGTCAACGCCTCTCGGTACATTGTTCAAGCCAATGCCGCTTTCTGCACCATGCTCGGCTACAGTGAAGCCGAACTCACTCAATGCTGCATCGACGACATTACCCACCCCGATGATGTAGCCCTGAGCCTGAGCCGGGTTCAAGACCTGATCGATGGAGAGCCTGCCATCTACAACCTCGAAAAACGCTATTTAAATCGCCAGGGACAGATCGTGTGGGGGCTGCTCTCCGTTGCCCTCATCCGCGATCGCGACGACACCCCCCGCCATTTCATTGCCCAAGTGCAAAATATTACCCAACGCAAAGCCCTCGAAGCCAAACTACAACAGGCCAAAGAAAACGCAGAAATTGCCAACCAAGGCAAGAGCAATTTTCTCGCCAACATGAGCCACGAACTGCGCACCCCCCTCAATGCCATCTTGGGCTATCCGCAGTTATTAATGTCCAGCCCGAACCTGTCGGATCAAGATCGGATGTTTTTACAAACCATTACTAACAGTGGTGAATATTTACTGAATCTGATCAATCAAATTCTCGACCTTTCTAAAATTGAGGCGGGTCGAATGATCTTGAACATTAGCACCACTAATTTACATGATTTATTGCACAATCTAAACACGATGCTCGCGCCGAAGGCAACGAAAAAGGGACTTAACTTCAGCGTTGAACACGATAAAAATGTACCCTGTTTGATCCAAACCGATGGTGTAAAATTACAGCAAATTTTAATCAATTTACTCAATAATGCGATTAAGTTTACCGCCACTGGAGCAGTGGCTTTGCGGGTGAGTGTGGAGGGTGAAGGCGATCGCTGTACCTTGGATAACTGTCGATTGCGCTTTACGGTCACGGATACGGGGGTGGGGATTGATGCGGCCGAATTGGATTCTCTATTTGAAATGTTCATGCAAACCCAAAGCGGTCAGCAACAGCGGGAGGGAACCGGGTTAGGCTTGGCCCTCAGTTACAAATTTGTGGAACTGTTTGGGGGGATTTTGACGGTCAATAGTGAAGTGGGGCAGGGTACTGAGTTTCAGTTCACAATTAATGTACAACGGCAAGAGGAGTCATCCCCAACCCAGACTCAGCAATCTCTGACCATGACGTTGCTGCCGGGTCAACCCCAGTACAAAATTTTGGTGGCGGAAGATAATCCGGTGAATCGGTTATTGCTGGGAAGTTTGTTGAAAAATTGGGGATTTCAGGTGATTGAGGCGGTGGATGGGGAAGCGGCGATCGCCCAATGGCACGCCCATCGCCCGGACTTGATTTTTATGGATATTCGGATGCCAAAATTAGACGGCGATCGCGCCCTCCAAGCCATTTACAGCCAAGCCCCAGACCCCCCGCCCCTCGCCATTGCCGTCACGGCTAGCGCCTTTGAGCAAGACCGCGACCTCTTACTGACCCAAGGCTTTCAAGCCGTGCTGAGTAAACCCTTCCGGGGCGAAGACCTGATCCAACTGCTTCAGCAATACCTCGGCGCTCAATTTTCCTCATCGTCCCCCTCACTGCCCCCGGTTCTGGATTCCCCACAACTCACCCCAGCCGCGTTACGCGCTTTACCCCCATCCTGGTGCAACCAATTCTATGAGGCGGTACAAGTGGGACGTGCGGAAGAGATGAAAGCCCTGATCGCGGCGTTGGAACCGGAACATGATGCGATCGCGCAATCCCTCTTACACCGCGTCGATGCCTACGAATTTGGCGAACTCTTTGATCTCTTTGATGCCCTTCGTTAA
- the tsaD gene encoding tRNA (adenosine(37)-N6)-threonylcarbamoyltransferase complex transferase subunit TsaD, protein MATVLAIETSCDETAVAVVRDRTLLSNVVASQIDLHRQYGGVVPELASRQHLEAVNPCLATALAESGLGWAEIDAIAATCAPGLVGALLVGITAAKTLALLHGKPFLGVHHLEGHLYATYLSQPELEPPFLCLLVSGGHTSLIQVNACGYYTQRGSTRDDAAGEAFDKVARLLGLGYPGGPAIDRIAKTGNPHAYPLPEGRVSLPNNGGFHPYDSSFSGLKTAVLRLVQRLQAESDQLPIADLAASFQYTVAKALTKRAIACALDHHLPFIAVGGGVAANSELRSQLTTAAQTHSLGVYFPPLKFCTDNAAMIACAAAEHVRLGHYSPLNLGVQSRCNITQVMDLYPSELRRSAEYS, encoded by the coding sequence ATGGCGACCGTGTTAGCGATTGAAACGAGTTGTGATGAAACGGCGGTGGCGGTGGTGCGCGATCGCACCCTGCTCAGTAATGTGGTCGCATCCCAAATTGACCTCCATCGTCAGTACGGGGGCGTTGTGCCAGAACTGGCTTCGCGGCAGCACCTCGAAGCGGTGAACCCCTGTCTTGCCACCGCCTTAGCTGAATCAGGGTTAGGCTGGGCGGAGATTGATGCGATCGCTGCCACCTGTGCCCCCGGTCTCGTCGGTGCGTTGCTTGTGGGCATCACCGCCGCGAAAACCCTCGCCCTCCTCCATGGGAAACCCTTTTTAGGCGTGCATCACCTCGAAGGTCATCTCTACGCCACCTACCTCAGCCAACCGGAACTAGAGCCGCCGTTTCTCTGTTTACTCGTCTCCGGGGGCCATACGAGTTTGATCCAGGTCAACGCCTGCGGCTACTATACGCAACGGGGCAGCACCCGCGACGATGCGGCCGGGGAAGCCTTTGATAAAGTGGCGCGGCTTTTGGGTTTGGGCTATCCGGGCGGCCCGGCGATTGATCGCATCGCCAAAACCGGTAACCCCCACGCCTACCCCCTCCCTGAAGGGCGCGTTTCCCTGCCCAACAATGGCGGTTTTCATCCCTATGATTCCAGTTTTAGCGGCCTCAAAACGGCTGTGCTGCGCCTTGTGCAGCGTCTTCAGGCTGAGTCGGATCAATTACCGATCGCAGATCTGGCCGCGAGTTTTCAATACACGGTGGCGAAAGCCCTAACGAAACGAGCGATCGCCTGCGCCCTCGATCATCACCTGCCGTTTATTGCCGTCGGTGGCGGTGTGGCAGCCAATAGTGAACTGCGATCGCAACTCACCACCGCCGCCCAAACCCACAGCCTCGGCGTTTATTTTCCCCCCTTAAAATTTTGCACCGACAACGCCGCCATGATTGCCTGTGCCGCCGCTGAACATGTCCGCTTGGGTCACTATTCCCCCCTGAACCTCGGCGTTCAATCTCGCTGTAACATCACCCAGGTCATGGACCTGTACCCGTCTGAATTACGTCGCAGTGCTGAATATTCTTAA
- a CDS encoding putative bifunctional diguanylate cyclase/phosphodiesterase, translating to MEMEHAALIFVIQDHLDDLCTLSQVLQAGGYRVLIASDGESAFEKLANVVPDLILVDRAIAASPGVEICQMLTRNVNTLDIPVLLLMAPDDVNEQGLPAEVVDVITKPYHPNTVLNRIKLHLQLRSLNLTLQAQHQQLSQEITARRLIEADLQKLNNNLETHIHERTETLHQALHRLKEQDEELRYKAYHDDLTGLHNRNGLIQYLDQCLAHQQPKTVFFLDLDRFKRINDRFGYGVGDILLQGVAERLQSFIGTNAIVGRLGGDEFLVVTDVQPHHGKAIAQQLIEHLRFPFQLMQGSLQIGTCIGIIPDTLSYRNATEILRDADIALHQAKRIGTNIIMPLTPQMQEAAMARITLEDDIRAGIEQDQFMLHYQPLISLKSRQIIGFEALIRWNHPTRGFIPPSQFIPLAEETGLIQALDFWVLKAVARQWHAWQYQGIDLNTITINVNLATIHFQQRDFLRQLDTLLSHINVPPRALKLEITESLFLDSSSLTLYALEHLTRKGYFLCIDDFGTGYSSLSRLHTFPIQGLKIDRSFVSAMSEDSSAIVQTIIALAHHLNLNVVAEGIETAEQGDQLQRLGCDVGQGFWFARPLPPAIATQHLSTNDPLRMCS from the coding sequence ATGGAAATGGAACACGCCGCCCTAATTTTTGTCATCCAAGACCACCTAGATGACCTTTGTACTCTTTCTCAGGTTTTGCAAGCTGGCGGATATCGCGTTTTGATTGCAAGTGATGGGGAGAGTGCCTTTGAAAAATTGGCCAATGTCGTTCCGGATTTAATTTTGGTCGATCGGGCGATCGCCGCTTCCCCAGGGGTCGAGATTTGTCAGATGTTGACTCGCAACGTCAACACCTTGGACATTCCGGTTTTGTTGCTCATGGCCCCAGATGATGTGAATGAGCAAGGGTTACCGGCGGAAGTGGTGGACGTGATCACCAAGCCCTATCATCCAAACACTGTCCTCAATCGGATCAAACTGCATTTACAATTGCGATCGCTCAATCTCACCCTCCAGGCCCAACACCAACAACTGAGCCAAGAAATCACCGCCCGTCGCCTGATCGAAGCCGACCTCCAAAAACTGAATAACAACCTTGAAACCCACATCCACGAGCGCACCGAAACCCTCCATCAAGCCCTCCACCGCCTCAAAGAACAGGACGAAGAACTGCGCTACAAAGCCTATCATGATGACCTCACCGGCTTGCATAATCGCAACGGTCTGATTCAATACCTTGATCAATGTCTCGCCCATCAGCAGCCGAAAACTGTCTTTTTCCTCGACCTCGATCGCTTCAAACGGATCAATGATCGCTTTGGCTATGGCGTGGGGGATATCCTCTTGCAAGGTGTGGCCGAACGGCTGCAATCGTTCATCGGCACAAATGCGATCGTAGGTCGGTTGGGCGGGGATGAATTTTTGGTCGTGACTGATGTACAACCCCACCACGGCAAAGCGATCGCCCAACAACTGATCGAACACCTCCGATTTCCCTTCCAACTGATGCAAGGGTCGCTCCAAATTGGCACCTGCATCGGCATTATCCCTGACACCCTCTCCTACAGAAACGCCACAGAGATTCTCCGCGATGCAGACATTGCCCTCCATCAAGCCAAACGCATCGGCACGAATATCATCATGCCCTTGACCCCCCAGATGCAAGAGGCAGCCATGGCCCGCATCACCCTCGAAGACGACATTCGCGCCGGGATCGAGCAGGATCAATTCATGCTCCACTATCAGCCCCTCATCTCCCTCAAAAGTCGTCAAATCATTGGGTTTGAAGCCCTGATCCGTTGGAATCATCCCACCCGTGGCTTCATTCCCCCCAGTCAGTTCATCCCCCTCGCTGAAGAAACCGGACTCATCCAGGCTCTTGATTTTTGGGTGCTGAAAGCGGTGGCGCGTCAATGGCACGCCTGGCAATATCAAGGCATTGACCTCAACACGATTACGATTAATGTCAACCTAGCCACCATTCACTTCCAACAGCGCGACTTTTTGCGGCAACTGGATACTCTGTTATCCCATATCAACGTGCCGCCCCGTGCCCTCAAATTAGAAATTACGGAAAGTTTATTTCTTGACTCGTCTTCTCTGACTCTTTACGCCTTGGAACATCTCACCCGGAAAGGTTATTTTCTCTGCATTGATGACTTTGGGACGGGCTATTCGTCCCTCAGTCGTCTTCATACCTTTCCGATCCAAGGATTGAAAATTGATCGGTCTTTTGTCAGTGCGATGAGTGAAGATTCCAGTGCGATTGTGCAGACGATTATTGCCTTAGCCCATCATTTGAATTTGAATGTGGTGGCGGAGGGGATTGAGACCGCTGAACAGGGGGATCAACTCCAGCGGCTAGGCTGTGATGTGGGGCAGGGCTTTTGGTTCGCTCGCCCGTTGCCGCCTGCGATCGCGACCCAACATCTCAGCACCAACGACCCCCTACGGATGTGTAGTTAA
- a CDS encoding DMT family transporter has translation MVQLTAVQGELAALGGALLWAIASVIYGRMGQRIPALVLNFSKGAIAITLILLTLILGRSPLPDVAPSVVWLLALSGMIGIGLGDTAYLNALRTLGARRALLLETLAPPLSAILAWGTLGETLTLGSWAGIALTLLGVAWVISERTPTIETAIAPLKQGLLWGLLAEFAQATGAVMSRAALVDSAMPPLWSTVIRLGGGEVIVLLLLLGRRAQIRNTLPTLTRRIGAAIVIAAVGGTYLAIWLQQIALKYTATGTAQTLLATSPLFVLPLAALWGETITPRSVLGVGIAIAGIALLFQA, from the coding sequence ATGGTGCAATTAACAGCAGTTCAGGGGGAATTGGCGGCGTTGGGGGGGGCGTTGCTCTGGGCGATCGCATCGGTGATCTATGGGCGGATGGGGCAGCGAATTCCGGCGCTGGTGTTGAATTTCAGCAAGGGCGCGATCGCCATTACCCTGATTCTCCTGACGCTGATTCTGGGGCGATCGCCCCTGCCCGATGTTGCGCCCTCGGTGGTGTGGCTCCTCGCCCTCAGTGGCATGATCGGTATTGGCCTCGGTGACACCGCCTACCTCAACGCCCTCCGCACCTTGGGGGCCCGCCGCGCCCTCTTGCTGGAAACCCTCGCCCCGCCCCTCTCGGCGATCCTCGCCTGGGGAACCTTGGGCGAAACCCTCACCCTAGGGTCATGGGCGGGGATTGCCCTCACCTTACTCGGCGTGGCCTGGGTAATTAGTGAACGCACGCCGACCATAGAGACAGCGATCGCACCGTTAAAACAGGGCCTGCTGTGGGGGTTACTCGCCGAATTCGCCCAGGCAACGGGGGCGGTGATGTCACGGGCGGCGTTGGTGGATTCCGCGATGCCGCCGCTGTGGAGTACCGTGATCCGACTGGGGGGCGGTGAGGTGATTGTACTGCTGTTGCTCCTTGGTCGGAGGGCACAGATCCGCAACACCCTGCCGACCCTGACCCGCCGGATAGGAGCCGCGATCGTGATCGCAGCCGTTGGGGGAACCTATCTCGCCATTTGGCTCCAACAGATCGCCCTGAAATACACCGCCACGGGCACAGCCCAAACCCTCCTCGCCACCAGTCCCCTCTTTGTCTTACCCCTGGCGGCCCTCTGGGGTGAAACCATTACCCCACGATCGGTGCTGGGAGTGGGGATTGCGATCGCCGGGATCGCCCTTCTCTTTCAAGCCTAG